The following is a genomic window from Mus caroli chromosome 17, CAROLI_EIJ_v1.1, whole genome shotgun sequence.
CACTACTTGTGGTGGGAAAGAGCAATCTGaggtacaggacagccagagttagttaggggcagggggtgggggcctGGTCCCAGACAGAGCCTTCCAAGAGGCTGGGGCTCTAGACTTCCCAGGCACTTGAATACCCAGGCACCATTGGAAGTGGTGGAAGAACTGAGAACAGTGGGGTCCCGGAGGGTTGGTTTTAGCCCTGGGCTAGGGAGTGGGAGCAGGATGGGGAGCTCGGACTGGTCTCATGGGAAGAGTACTTGTATTGACTGCAAGCTTGGGCTTTATGGTGGTCttggctgggagtgcagagaggccttctatgggagatgaGACAGCTGCTCTGTAGGCAAAGGTCTTCTCTATGGCTCCCCACTGAGGGTCCCGATGAGAAAAGACAGTCTGTAGTTCTGAATCATATATTGCCATGGTGGAAAGTGGgtgtgtaaaaccataccccacttctcaggtaGGGCCtaagattaaatactttttacaGGGAGGAGTATTTGGGAAGAATTGGCTACACCCTCAGGTCTCTatatacctcattagcatggaaatCTGTCTTGAACCTATGTGACCAAAGATCACGTCCTTTtcctcatctacatgtggaggggcttggggagtTTCTAAGGGGGGGTGCTACAGCTAGTGACAAGGGCCTGGTGCCCAAGAGCAAGTGaagctcctaccatcccttcagggtctcaGGGCCTTAACTCAACCAGGGACCAGGCTACCTTTCACCATCCTCTTCCCATACCTAGTACCATTGTTAATCCATTTACTGGGCATTACATGTAAATACATCTGACTAAACATTTATCATTATTATACATTACCGAACCTTCTCTAGAGTAATTtctaggatggctcagtggagtcTTCCTTCCCAAACATCAGTGCACTGGTCCTGCTTCCCGAAGCTAAGATTCTAAAGATAATATTGATGAAGGGAAAGTAGGCAAAATAAAGGGCTAAAAAATGGCAAGATGGGAGTATATGGCTTAGTGATAGTTAACTTGTGTACTGTGTATGTAAGGTCCAGGATTCAGGTCGCCATTGGACATAAAACACCACTCTTGGTCGTATTGCTGCTTAGTCCTCAGGATTAAGCCATGTATCTAGCAGGTGAACTTTTAGTGGGGAGCATATTCCACAGACCCAGTATTATAGCAATATATAATTCACAAAGCTGTTCATGTGTATTAAGTATTGGTATTTGTAGATCAAATCAGGGTTTATTTGATTGGATTACACAATAAAGGACAAGTTTGGTTGGGTTGATTATTCTGTCAATAGAATTTGTTCACGTCCTGACTTGACTTAGAATTATTTGTGATAGCCCAGAGAATGTTGCTGTAATGTGAgcttctttataaattttgtagCTGGCCATGGTCTATTGACTTGGATTTTATGTgtcttgcttggttttgtttttaaaaatggaaatcttGATATGCTACTCGGGCTAGTTTTAACATCCTGGACTCAAATGATTGTTCCAACTCCTTCTCTTTAGTGAATCATGGTAATTACAGTCATGCCCCACCATGTCCAGCAGCTTGTATATAATAGAAAGTTAATGATTATAAAACAAGctaattggggctggagagatggatggctcagcgaataaaagcactaactgctcttctgaaggtcctgagttaaaatcccagcaaccacatggtggctcacaaccatccatagtgagatccggtgccctcttctggtgtgtctgaaaacagctagagtgtacttacatataataaataaatcttaaaaaaaaaaaaaaggctaagtGGTGGCAGACTTCCCTAGTGTGCACAGGACCCAATACAACATAAGAAAACTGTGATTTCTAAGGGAATTGATATAAGAATTATGTGTAGTCCTggttaaatttacatttaaacgGTATCTCTACAATTGGCCTCTACCTACTGAAAATACTGAGATTAAACTCCTAAATACAGCAAAGAGTGGGGATTATTGTTTGGGgaagagtatttttatttttgtgggttgTTTGGTGCGTTGTTTTGCATTTGGGCATTTAGTAAGTAATAAACCTTTGAAAAGAGCAAACAGTCACATAAAACTTTGGAAATAACCCAACAGGGAGAGTATTATAAAGAAGCAGGTCTAAGTGATTTTAATACgaataatacaattttattttgtttatttctcagcTAAAAAGCTGCCAAAGAATGAACCACAGAATCCAGGCGCAAACTCAGCCAGAGGACGAGGAGTAGACCTTACTGAGCCTGCACAGCCAGCCAGAAGCCAGTGTTGTAGTAACTGAGCTCCAGTGTGAACTTCCTAAATGGCAAAACCCATGGAGTTGGGAGCATTTCGCCNCCCAGTGTGACTTCCAAAAAGAGACTATGGTAGAATCAAGTTTCTAATACTGAATTATTTTGAGTGTTTtgaacttaatttttaataacatGCATGTGCTCCTCCGGCAGTAGAAAGGAAAATGAGGACTGTGTGTACACTTGTTCCATGGGAAAGTGCAGGGGAACAGCTCATCTCCAGTGGGCATGGACGCACTCTTAACCCCCCCAGTCTCCAAACTGGGATAATAGTCAGGTATGACATGTTCAAAATTACTAATGTAtgctttagaaaacatttttagaagACTTACGCTTAACAATAAAACCCAAGCAAATGGTGTAATTTGATTGTCTTTAAAAAGTCTACATTTCACAGATTAATAAAGCAATCCCAAGAAAACAGTCCTGCATCtccagaaagaaggaatgaatatTGATGACATCTTAATTTTATTCAGTCCCGTTACTTCTTAAAATTTGATTGAAAAAATTAAGTCACATGTAACCCCATGCTGTTTTAGGAATATGAAACCGataaatgcattttaatgatAGTGGTCCCTTCATATgagcttcttttaaaaagtggagACAAACCAGGTATCTGCTTTCTATTTAATCACTGTTGGCTATTCCATAGAGGTGTGTCAGGAACAGGGAGGGGGCTCTGCTTCCCTTTGGGCATAATTAGTCAGTGCACTAACAATTATGTACATTCAAacttgattattttaaatatgatctTCAGCTGTACTGTAAATAGAGTACTGCATTGTAGTCTCCATATGTTTATTATTTCCNATAATATTTAAGAANTGCCTAAAcatatacaaaatgtacagttacTAAAACAgctaattatttctttcttcccctatGAAAGAAAGGGGCTTTGCTGTTCTTACATGGCTAGAACCATAATAAACAATGTACTTGCAATTGTAACATAAGTATTACAATGTTATTAGTAATAATCTTGAAGCCTTGTTTTTTgaagtccattttattttaatcagtaTATTGCACTAATTATTTTAGGTATTTTCATTATATGAAATCTACCATGTGTCAGATGATTTAATCTATTTAAGTGTTGATNTGCTAGCAGAACTTGTACATTTTACAGTAACTCAAAATTAGTAAGGAGAACAGTTCACCGGTGtttagttttatattgaggtGCTCAGGTTGGAATAAAGTGATGTAAAAAGCAACACtgagttttctctgtctttgacaTAAATTATACACCATAATACANATGATATATAAGCTGCAGCTTTTGTATTTCCTTCCCGGTCTAAGGAATGGTTTTCACAGGAGTCTTTGtagcactgtttgctcttctaGGTCATTGGAATGTTTTTATGTCAGCCTGTGATACTCACTTCCATTGAGAAACATTACCATAACAGTGATGCTGTCTCTGGAACCACCTTCTATTGCAGCNCTTACAAGTTCACAGCCAATATACTCAGCTGCACCTTTGTAGAAATTCTTAATACATagttctttctcactttcccGCTTACTGTCTATAGTGGGTAagctgttattttcttttgtgctgCACGGGTCATAAGGGGTCCCTTTGGGGGAAAATGTTTCTGNAGATTTACCTTGATGAGTGTAAGCTTCAGCATATATTGAGTCAGATAACCCTTTCGTTCCATCTGCAGGTGAcataatgtcttcattttcaggCTGGTACTGGAACAGCACTCGGATGTTACTGTCTGGTGGGGAAAGAAGGCCTATAGGTGGCCAGGGTTTGTTTTTAGGGCGAGGAACATGGGTTTCTTTATATGCATGAAACAAGGTGATTACCAGTGCAGTGACTTCCTTCTTGTCCAAAACTTGCCAAAGTCCATTAGTGNCTAAGATGAGAAACTGACATAAATCATCTATAGGGACAGAAATTGTTTGCGGTGCTGGAATAATGGACTTTTTTANTCTGAGGTTTCCATGGAATCCAAGACCCCTGGTGGTTTTGATGTGCCCGTCCAGGAGGCCATAGGGGTCATCTGAACTGATCACTGCTTCGCTGTAAAGGACTCTTCTTCTTTCNTTGGTGTTTCGTGNAGTGTGTTCCTTGGTCAGGCAAAACCCTTTTCCATTTCTGCATAAGACTGCTTGCACGTTTCCTAAAcaagtgttttgttgtttaagAGAAAGAGATCAAAAGATTAATCATCAGTTCATACTAACATATGCAACTTATTAATTCTGTTTCAATGCTAAACACAAAGTATGACATGTAAATATTTCTAGAATATGTAAGCTCAACACTGTACAGATAGGATTTTGAACTGGGAAACCTAATTCAAATCTCAGTGGCAACCAGTAGACTTTAAAAcacttaactaaaaaaaaaaaaactacaggtcatgaaaaataattactaaattaattttttatgaaaCTGTTTCAAAGAATGGTTTTTACTGTTTAACATCTATTCagcagatttttaaatattcaaataaaggaggtttttaatgtttaaattaagtatatgtgcacatgaggaGGGTGGGTGTctgtagagtccagaagagagcattggattcccTAGAGCAGAAGTTAGTTTGCCATGAGCCACCCAAATGGATGTTCGAACTGAACTCTACTCTCTAGGGGAGCACCAAGTATTCCTGAACACTGAGACATCTTCCCAGCACCAAGTaattaacaaacaacaacaacaacaaaatctctggTGGGGTTTCAAGAGGTGACCCAGCAATAACAAGCAATAACGAGGTCctctagcagaggacctgaattcagttgcTAGCATCATGTAGGTTAGCACACAATTGCCCTTGGCCTCTGTACTTGTATGTATGCACAggaccatatacatacacataaaaatgagaaatccTCAAAGGACAAAAACTGTTGGGGGCTGTTAAGAAAGTTAGGTAAAGGTGGGGGCTGTTAAGAAAGTTAGGTAAAGGTAGCTGCTACCAGGCCTGCTAATCTTGAGTTTCATTCTTGGGTCGAACATGGTGAAAAGAATTgtctcctacaagttgtcctctgaccttcatatacaggtatacatacacacaaatcaatcaataaataataaatggatgaataaatgaacaaagtatgtatacatgtatatacatatgtatattactGGTGAAAGTTAAAACTCAAATGTATTTAGGATATTGATAAAATTCCACTGTTAAGTGTCCATCCTAGATTTCTGTAATGTGTAATTAAACAGTTCTATAAAAATTCATATTGGGGAAATAGGCAGCCACATTAAACTCGACAGTTGTTAACTGACGTCTTCAGTAAGAGATGGCAGTATGGTATGATCATAGTTGAAATAAACCTGGGATATTTGCAACATTTTGCTTCATTAATGTCCTGAAGTCTAAATCTGGTCCAAACAGATTAAAAGGTGCTGTTAGAAGgggtttggattttttgttttgttttccccaagaTTTTAGAATCATCATCTGTTTAAGAACAAGCAGTGGTTTTTGGTACAGCATTGTGATTCACAACATATCTCAGGTGGCATTGGTATCCGAATACTCTACCCCTGAAAATTAAAATTCCTACTTTAATATACCAGTTCTAAAAGCAAAATTTGTGGGGTCAATGAGCTGGTTCAGTAAGTAGAGACACTTGATGACTTGTTTGACCCAGACCCCATATGGTAGAGAACCTGACCCCCAAAGCTGCCCTGACTCCAACATGCACTCTATGGCAAACATGCACGTGTaccacacactttaaaataagaatattctgTCAGGTGGGGGTGGTGTGCCAGCACtcaagacacagaggcaggtggacctctgagttccaggacagtcaggctacacacagtgaaacactgtctaCAATCAAAGAATATTTAGGCCTTTAACAGTGCTATACTTGGAATCAGAATTTTGTTGCTAATGTGTTCAATTCTGTTTCTTCGACTTTTaacttatttgtttttcttttcgttaattttgaaatagagtttcaatatgtagcccaggctgacctaaacttgagatcctcctgtttctgcctcattTCAGAAAAACTTTTTGATTTGTTTAGCAAATAACAAATAACCTGGTGTGAGAGAAACAGTAGTCTTGCCTCATTCACATCATAGTATGAATGCTAGTTGAGCTCCAGGGTTGATTGTAAAATGTGACCCTGTGCTGTGCAAATTATGCTCCTGCAGGCTGCACagatttctattttcattcttcttttatcCTAACTTGTGGATCTTTTACTTTGATCTGTAGCAGGTAAGTCAGTAAATATTGAGTTgggaggtttggtttggtttggtttggcttggttttgagacaagcttCATATagcctgagctggccttgaactgtctGTGTAGTTGACAGTGTCTTAAAATTCCCAGTACTCCTGCTTAGCAGGTGCCATCATGCGTTGTTTATGGGTTTTAGGAGACATTCTGTAAACTGAGCAATTGTCACCAGCAAAGCAACACCGTTGCATTTAATGTGGCAACTAGATAAACTATTAGGATGTAGTTCAGCACCTTTCTTAAAATAGAGAAAGTGTATGCGTGTGTGAGTAATGCTACTATAGGTTTAAAACTATGTAGGGGGAGTAGCTCAACTTTCTAATGTTCCATGTGACAGCTTGAATTCACATACTAGCTTAAGCAGGGAGATGGTACGCAAGCACTTTGGCTTTATATACTTCTGTAATATGGCAGGTACATGTGACTGTCCTGCTTTTAAAGGAGTAGTAACTTGGTAGTATAAGGCAGGTGGGTTGCAAGAGTGAGGCCACTGTGTCCAAAAAACAAAGGGGGCAGTAATAGTCACTGTGGATCAGGGTCTAGCCCATCTCACCAAACACATCCTGGGCAAGGTACTGTTAGGTCTCCACATGTTGATGAGTTGATGCAGAAATAACAAAGTTCTTAAGTCAGAAAATaataatgggctggagagatggatcagtgactAAGAAAACTTAGTGACCTGTCAGGTNGTTCACAACTGCcaataactccagctctggggatccaATGTGCTCTCTTCAAACTCCCCAGGTACCTGCACATATGTTACATTCACAAAAACATAAGAATAAGTTCTTTGTAACTTCTAGTTTCTTGTCTTTAGTGACGGACTAAATCTcagaaaatagaggaaaacaaaacactaaaggtgagagaaagggagaagaaaggaaagatgagaaggaaagagaaaggaagagaatctgACATGGTGGCTAGTACCTGTAACCTCAATGCTCTGAatgaggattgccacaagttggAGGACAGGCTGGGttagagtgagatcctgtctccaagaggaagaagatggctTGCCAGTATGGAGTTTCTAACATCCAGGATGTCGAGATGCTCAgaatgaggcagaaggattgccacaagttgggaggacagcctgggttagagtgaaaaagaaagaaaagatggcttGCCGGGAGAAAGAGAACCAACCCTGAAAGTCGTCTGgtttccacacatgcaccatgatCTTTGTGAGCTCAGGTCATCtgcattaagaaaaatatttccttcaaagaaggaaaaatagaagaatGAAACAAAGCACAGATTAAAGGAGCATTCGTAGGCTGCTGGTGGGTTCCTTGNACTAACACAAATGATGTGAGTGATCTTAGGATCCTTAAAGAGAGAAATAGATCCAACACAGTCAAATGGCTTAAaatctgagaaagagaaaatcttTCAAGCAGCCACAAGGAGGAGCCACATTCTgaagagaggaacaagagaggCTGAGACAAGGGATGCCAGCAGGCCAAAAGGAAACAGATTCCAACAACTGAGAAAAATCTGCCAGTCTGTAATTCCACACCAATTGATTATTTCCTTCAAAAACAAGGCAAATAATATCTTAAAAATTCATCACTAGCCNTGTATGNGTGGTGTATTCCTTTTTTCTAGCCCTTAGGAGACTGAAGCAAGTGGATCTCAGTGAGCTTGAAGCCAGTCTGGATTACATAGTTACAGGTCAGTCAGGGATACAtaatagagaccctgtctcaaagaaaggaaagaaaacaccagGAAATCCACATCATAGAAATCAAGGAATTTTCCAGGCAGGAAACAAACCAAATGAACAGGTCAGCACAAAGGAATTAAGAACAAAAGGAGTACGAGTTCCTAAAAGACTTAAATACAAAATGATGcatatagaaatacatatataaacatcatTTGCATACAAACATTGTATAGTCAAAATAATGACTGAGCCAGATTACACACCGGTAATTCTAGTACTCTAGAATGAGAACAGTGAAAGCAGAGGAGGGGGTGTTTGCCAGGCTAACTATACTGGCCTAATTCTGGTGTCAGCTAGATGCTAAtaagagtcatcagagagaaaggagcctctatgagatccaggattttctcaattagtgatcagaaTGAAAGGCTCCAGCCCATGGTAgatagtgccatccctgggctagagtggccctgggtcctataagaaacaAGCTAAGAAAGCCAGTAAACAGAAGCGCTCCATGCCTTCTGAGTTtgagttcatgtcctgacttGCAATGtctatgatctggaagtataagctaaatcttgctttttgcatttctcGCAGtcatagaaaccctgactaagataactAGCTTAAGTTACCCAGAAAGACCATCAAAAAGGGGGGGCGAGGGCTAAAAAGCTGGTTCAGGGTGCAAAGACACCAAATGAGATGACAATATTCAATGAAGGAATGTAGAGAACTAGAACTTTTTAGCCATTACTAAGTGGATAGTGTACTGTAGTCACCATTCTGAAAAGCTGTGGCAAATCCACCCCCACAGACATGAccctgtatatgtatatgtatgagtgtaagTACTTGAATCCCATAAGGATTTAATGAAGTAAAGAAgtaaaagataaaggaaaattgTAAGATAGAATATAAATTAGAAATGATAAGGACAAGAACTTAGCCAGGGCTGATTGCTGACACCCCAGTTTTAAGAGGCAGAGGAATTCTGTTTTAAAAGTAAGAACAACAAAGTGGGCTGGAAATGTAGCCTTGTGAGAAGAGTTTGCCCAGTATCTTAGCCAGTTTAAAGCtcagaaaactgaaggaaaaatggTTCCACTATTAGGAAATTAATACCACATGGTCACTGAGAATGAACACAACGGTATGTTAAactggaattttttttgtttcttaattgtTCAGTGCAATTTCTGCACCTTAGCAAATTGTTAAATATCAGTGGTTTTAGCAGCATGAGTAGGCATTTACAGATATTTAGGTGTCATGGATGCAAATGAAGATACATACCAGCATTTGCAAGGTGTAGTACTCCAGATATGATCTGTGGAGTCTTCTGGAAGGGAAAACTGGTGGAACCCTGCTGATAGTTTTTTTCCCAGTCTTTATTAGCATGTGGGTTCTTAACCCCACCCTCTAACATACAAGTGAGTGCCGAACAGCCACTCCACCGAACCCGGGAAGTCTCATTCCTTCCAAGCCGTAGAAGCCTATCCATTCTCCAAAATGCCTTTGCAAAGGCTTTGTGTGTATCTTCATACTCCCGTCTACTAGTTCTGAAGGTTTTGTATGTGGAAGAGAAGGCCTCTTCTCTGGCTCTGTATTCTTCCCTGAACACAGTGTCAAAGGAATTGATGAGTTGCTTCTGCTCAGCTGTCATTTGGTAGGAAGGATCCTGTATAGACAATTGATGGAGAAGTAAAACCTGAAACTCCTTTGATGCCAGGTCTGCTGCTGCATAACCGTAATGGCTATCGAATAAACCGAAAAAGCACACATTGGCCTTATCACCAAAATCGTTCACGACGGTGAATTTACAGTTCGGCTCAGCTTTCCAGGATGAATTACTATTGCTACAGATGGCTATACCTTTAATCATCAGATGGTTGCTGTTTGGAGAATATGTAGAAGTCTCGCCAACCTTATCACAAAGTTTGAAGTATGATGGAACTTGTTTCTTCCAAAGAAACTCAAATGCGTAGTTCATACTGTGAAGGACTTTTTCACTGTATgtagaagatctcaaaagattaGAAATTATACACTCTCTATGAAAACTGACCAGTTTGGGCTTTGGTTGCCTCCCTCCCATCCACTGGAAACCCAGCATACTTAGAGCATTGTGATGTTTCTTATGTAGAAAATTCCTAGCTTTGTTCAGTTCTTGGTAGCAGACAGAGCAGGGGAATGTGACCAAGTCACCAGAAATCAGCTGCTCAGTGGAATCTTCCAGGTCGATGGAGCGTCTTGGTCTAGGCCTTCTTTTGCCACCCATTTTTTTGACAGTCTTGAGATTCTCATCGGAAGTAAATGTTGAAGTTTTCTCATCCCACACTTTTGATCTCCAAAACACTCTGGAAGAAAGATGAAAtatgtggttcagtggttaagagcacctgctgtgcTGTGTTTGCATAGGACCCACATGAGGCTCATAACACCAGTAACtcattccaggagatctgatggccttttctgacctctgtctaccactgcatgcacatgcagacaaaatacttatacacataaaataaattttaaaatattttaagatgattACTGAAAGAAATAGTACACTCTCTTTGGACAGTCTTACTCATAATTTTATAGAAACCTACAGTCAAGTTTTATAAAGCCCCCCAAAAAGGTCCTTAACAAATCACTGATTGTTCCATGTTTGCCTAAGTGAAATTAAGTGCCCAGTCCACAAATTCAGCTAGACATCTGAACAAATACtcagagaaataatattttactcCAGCTatgaagaaacattttattttataagtgtgtgtgtgcacatgcagatgaTAGAGGCCAAACGAGAACATTCGATGCCCTCTTCCACCATGCTTCTCCTATTCCTTTAAGGCAGAATCTCTCCTGACCCTGAAGACAGAAAAAATAGCTGGACTGGGACTTCCTGGCTACCAGcctcaccaaaaagaaaaaagtgtgttCCAGATCCACCAAGGACTTGCCTCAAAGGATTAAGGCTTAAATGATAGAAGAGAGCCCAGCACACACTCTCATATACAATTTTAACATAAAATCCATttgtaatcttttaaattttttcaatatAATTTATAGCCCAAAACAAGGTAGCAATGAGGTTGAGGTTGGCtttggctacatggtgagtttctgtctgggaaaaagaaaaccatagagTGTTGTTATCAACTAACCTCAGTTAAACTAGTCAAGTCTCAATCTCAataataactttttcttttccattttggtCATTACTGATCCCAGGGCTAGGCAAATGCAATGTCTCTGAACCATAGCTCCAGCCTGTAATTAACTATTGTATATCTTTACAAATGAATGGATGACTAGAGaatagagggagaaaggaaaaatatttactaCAAGCCAGGAGTGATGGGAACCcaacacacttataatcccagtactcaggaggctgaaacaaaattgagagcttgaggccagctcTGGATATGTACTGAGACCTTGACTTTACCACACACATATCCAAATGTAAACTTTCTGAGAGTCCTAAAACCTATCTACAGGAGTCCCACAGATTGCCCTATAGCCATTACCTGGGCACACTTCCATCTCTTTGTGATGACCCAGGGTCATCCTAACTCTCTTCTACTTAACATATTTATATCATCTGCCTGGTCACAGACATACTTCTACTAGGGACCCTAAGTGGCCATACTGTGGCTGACACAAGTAGGTGGTTTTCACTACTCTTCCTTGTCAGGAGCCATCCAGAAAAGGCTAAAGGCAAATacgttttctggagatggcccaccatttttGCATGGCCTATGATGAGTGAACTCTGAGAGGCAAGATCCCAAAAGACTTCATCCCAGAATCACTTCTTACTGCTGGTATACTTTTTCCTATCCCTATTACACAGcttaatgattcctgggcatcagcctaCCCTTTTGACCAtattttctgcagatcaacatgaaggtGAAATTTCATGagttaatgctgtttagatgaattaatgactttatagaattcctgatttggtcagttaagaaaaaaaaagtattcaggAGATGGTTTTAGCTGTTTTACCAAAAAGATGTAATAGTcaaaatcaagaatagaatgtacTCACTCCTCATAGAGGAAGGTAAggaaaggctgcataataagggatacaatgagctttcacaattaacactaaaaagaaaaataggtttgggacaaatttgtgatcgaggtaaaacattcattctaggtcagat
Proteins encoded in this region:
- the Pp2d1 gene encoding protein phosphatase 2C-like domain-containing protein 1 isoform X2; the encoded protein is MGVFWRSKVWDEKTSTFTSDENLKTVKKMGGKRRPRPRRSIDLEDSTEQLISGDLVTFPCSVCYQELNKARNFLHKKHHNALSMLGFQWMGGRQPKPKLVSFHRECIISNLLRSSTYSEKVLHSMNYAFEFLWKKQVPSYFKLCDKVGETSTYSPNSNHLMIKGIAICSNSNSSWKAEPNCKFTVVNDFGDKANVCFFGLFDSHYGYAAADLASKEFQVLLLHQLSIQDPSYQMTAEQKQLINSFDTVFREEYRAREEAFSSTYKTFRTSRREYEDTHKAFAKAFWRMDRLLRLGRNETSRVRWSGCSALTCMLEGGVKNPHANKDWEKNYQQGSTSFPFQKTPQIISGVLHLANAGNVQAVLCRNGKGFCLTKEHTXRNTXERRRVLYSEAVISSDDPYGLLDGHIKTTRGLGFHGNLRXKKSIIPAPQTISVPIDDLCQFLILXTNGLWQVLDKKEVTALVITLFHAYKETHVPRPKNKPWPPIGLLSPPDSNIRVLFQYQPENEDIMSPADGTKGLSDSIYAEAYTHQGKSXETFSPKGTPYDPCSTKENNSLPTIDSKRESEKELCIKNFYKGAAEYIGCELVXAAIEGGSRDSITVMVMFLNGSEYHRLT
- the Pp2d1 gene encoding protein phosphatase 2C-like domain-containing protein 1 isoform X1 — its product is MNWELDSSPLRVFWRSKVWDEKTSTFTSDENLKTVKKMGGKRRPRPRRSIDLEDSTEQLISGDLVTFPCSVCYQELNKARNFLHKKHHNALSMLGFQWMGGRQPKPKLVSFHRECIISNLLRSSTYSEKVLHSMNYAFEFLWKKQVPSYFKLCDKVGETSTYSPNSNHLMIKGIAICSNSNSSWKAEPNCKFTVVNDFGDKANVCFFGLFDSHYGYAAADLASKEFQVLLLHQLSIQDPSYQMTAEQKQLINSFDTVFREEYRAREEAFSSTYKTFRTSRREYEDTHKAFAKAFWRMDRLLRLGRNETSRVRWSGCSALTCMLEGGVKNPHANKDWEKNYQQGSTSFPFQKTPQIISGVLHLANAGNVQAVLCRNGKGFCLTKEHTXRNTXERRRVLYSEAVISSDDPYGLLDGHIKTTRGLGFHGNLRXKKSIIPAPQTISVPIDDLCQFLILXTNGLWQVLDKKEVTALVITLFHAYKETHVPRPKNKPWPPIGLLSPPDSNIRVLFQYQPENEDIMSPADGTKGLSDSIYAEAYTHQGKSXETFSPKGTPYDPCSTKENNSLPTIDSKRESEKELCIKNFYKGAAEYIGCELVXAAIEGGSRDSITVMVMFLNGSEYHRLT